Within the Metasolibacillus fluoroglycofenilyticus genome, the region GGCGCTAGCGAGAATGGGAATGCACCAAATGAGCTAATACAATCAGCGCAGACGACCACATCATAGCGTGCAGCAATCTTAGCTAGCTGGTCACCATTACACATCCCAGTCGACGTTTCGCCATGTACATAGAGCAGCCATTTATACTCCCCTTGCGCAAGCCTTTCTTCAATGCGTGCTAAATCAAATGGCTCATGCCAAGCGAAGGTTAGCACATCAAACAGCATTTCCTGTTGCTTTGCCTGTTTTGCTAAACGCTCACCAAACTCACCATTTGTTATAATGAATCCTTTACTCTCTGAAAAATCAGACTTTAATTGTGCCAGCATTACTTCATTCGCCAATGTCCCTGTGCCAACAAATGGCGTTACATACTGTGTATGTGCCAATGCTAATAAACGCTGCTGCAGCTCTTGAAACAGCAATTGAAAGGCAAAGGAACGATGCGATAAATCCGTATAGGAAAGCGGCTCTTGCTGGTATACGGGACCCGGATAAAAAGTCAAAGCATGTCGCCTTAAACGCTGACGTAAAGATGCGCTATTTTCTCTCGTTAATACCATTGGTAAAAATAACGCTTCATTTGTTCCCACAGCCTCAGCAAATTGGTGAAAGCCCATTTGTTTATATAGTTTCTCTTCCCTTGTTGTACCGGATATGACACAAGCTGTATATCGACGCTCAAATAAATAATTTGCTAATGCCTGCGCAAGACGAAAAAACACGCGCCCATTACGAAACTGCGTTTTGATTGCTAGCAGTCGGACTTCACATAACTTATCGCAAATTTCATCTGGTAAATATTGTTCTACATCGCCTATTTTACTATCTAACGAGAAGGGGCGTTTATCACGCAGTGCTAGCATACCAATTAACTGTTGCTCTTTATAGACGACAAGATATGTATTATCTGCATGAAATTTATCTACTAGGCGACGTGTTGCATTCGGTTCGTGCTGCGGGATTTCCTCCACGAATGTTGCATAATTTAATGCTGCTATTTGGTCAAATTCTTTTTCAGTTGTCGCTATTTTACACCAGTACATACTAAATCAGCCTTTCTTTTATGTTTTGTCGATGCTGCCATAAAACAATTATAATACTGCAAATAAGCGTTGCAGGTAACACTCCTGTAAAAATAACAATCATACTATATAAAATCAACGCAATACAGAAGCCAAATGTTGCACTTTTTAAAAAATAAGCCGACGCTATAAAACTAAAAATGAATATAGGAAAATAGGAAAAATTCAGTGCAACAAGAGCACCAACAATCGTAGCAACTCCTTTTCCTCCCTTAAAACGAAGCCAGCAGGGATAGAGATGCCCAAGCAATGTACAAAACACCGCCCATGTAATAATCGTGTCTTCAAATTGAGCATAATGTCCAATTAATACAACAATGACACCTTTTAAACCATCACCTACTGCCGTCACGACAAAAGCCTTTTTGCCCAAAACCCTTCCCGCATTACGTGCACCCAAATTCCCGCTGGACTGTCGCTGCAACGAATAACCATACCATTTCCCTACAAACCACGCAGTCATTATTGCGCCTAATAAATAGCTGCCTAATAAATAATAAACAATCATCATCGACTTTTCACTACTTTGGATAATTGCGCTCTACTTCTGTAAATATTACCCATTTTCTTCACATGCTCCGCCCCATTTCTCTCTTTAATCAATTACGTCTTGGCTAACTCTAGTTTGGTTTCAGCTTTAGGCCCATCCGATTATCGTTACGCACCTTAGACTATGTTCCTCTGTGACAATCCCGCCTCCCATCATTTCGTTACTTGCAGAGGTCTTTTATACCTATCGCTTTGCTTTCAATACAAAATCCTGCGGTTACTCGTCGCAAAAAACATGTGCTCCTGCGGTTACTCGTCGCAAAAAACATTGCTGAAAGAAGTTAAACCTCCTTCCCTTAAACGATGGAATTTTCTTATATTTTACATTAATTCATTACCATGTGGAATCAGACTACTTCTATTTTTTCTACTTCACAATAGGCATAACTATAGAACTGTGTCATCCTTTCTCATATGTTAAATATGACTTACTATTTCAGCGAAAAAGGAGGACTCAAAATGGTTAATAGATTTGGGGGCAATCCCCCTAATAGAGGTGGCTACTGGGACAACATGGTTGGCGGTGCATTTGGAGGCAATCAGATGGCAGGAAGAGATGCGCAATTT harbors:
- a CDS encoding aminotransferase class V-fold PLP-dependent enzyme — translated: MYWCKIATTEKEFDQIAALNYATFVEEIPQHEPNATRRLVDKFHADNTYLVVYKEQQLIGMLALRDKRPFSLDSKIGDVEQYLPDEICDKLCEVRLLAIKTQFRNGRVFFRLAQALANYLFERRYTACVISGTTREEKLYKQMGFHQFAEAVGTNEALFLPMVLTRENSASLRQRLRRHALTFYPGPVYQQEPLSYTDLSHRSFAFQLLFQELQQRLLALAHTQYVTPFVGTGTLANEVMLAQLKSDFSESKGFIITNGEFGERLAKQAKQQEMLFDVLTFAWHEPFDLARIEERLAQGEYKWLLYVHGETSTGMCNGDQLAKIAARYDVVVCADCISSFGAFPFSLAPFYLATAVSGKAIGALSGLSFVFSNHQPQPSQAPLYINLAYYANWQIPFTLPAALLHSSLAALRYYPERYELLTQRMKMLEGWSCYKKYAYKTNAYPMIATFALPYELRRFGIDLKLNGIYLHDESSYLQARDLVQLSIIQPYFEEAFTLLTTIYTKYQLLD
- a CDS encoding glycerol-3-phosphate acyltransferase, with amino-acid sequence MMIVYYLLGSYLLGAIMTAWFVGKWYGYSLQRQSSGNLGARNAGRVLGKKAFVVTAVGDGLKGVIVVLIGHYAQFEDTIITWAVFCTLLGHLYPCWLRFKGGKGVATIVGALVALNFSYFPIFIFSFIASAYFLKSATFGFCIALILYSMIVIFTGVLPATLICSIIIVLWQHRQNIKERLI